In candidate division KSB1 bacterium, the genomic window GACCCTCGTATAGCCGCCGGACAACCCCAGATAGGCTTTGAGCCGGTTGTAGGCAATCGCCATGATGCCTGTAGAACGCATCGCCCCAAAGTCGATGGGCACCTTATCGGGTTCCTCGTGGCGTAGAGTCTTCAGCACCCTCTCGCGCGAGGTCATCACACGTTCCTCCTCTACTTGCCAACTATCCCTTGATACCGGTCATCATCAATCCCTGCACGAAATAGCGCTGGAACAGGAAAAAGATCACCACTACGGGAATCAGCAGAAGTACCGAAGCGGCCATCAGCATACCATATTCGGTTGTGTGCTGGCCCACAAGCATGGCCAAGCCCAAGGCCAAGGTCCCTTTTCCCTTGCTCGACAGGAAGATCAATGGCCCCAGAAAGTCATTCCATTGCATCATGAAGACGAGAATAGCGATGGTGGCCACCGCAGGTTTGGAGAGGGGGAGGATGATACTCCAGTAGATGCGAAACTCTGAACAGCCGTCTATGCGAGCGGCATCGGACAGCTCTTGGGGGATGGTCAAGAAGAACTGCCTCATAAGGAAAATGTTAAATGCTCCGCCACCAAAGAACAACGGCACCACCAGCGGCTTGAAACTGTCCAGCCAGCCGATGTGTTTGTACAGAACGAAGACTGGAATCATCGTTACCTGGGCCGGCAGCATCATCGTGCCGATGATGAAAAGAAAGAGCGAGTCACGCCCCTTCCAGCGCAACCGCGCAAAGGCATAGGCAACCAAAGAGCTGGAAAATACCACGCCGATAATGCTCATCACCGTGATGAAGGTTGTATTGAAAAGATAGCGGACGAACGGCATGGTGGTGAGGACGTCGCGATAGTTTTGCCAGCGCACGGGTCGAGGAATCCAGCGCGGTGGATAGGTGAAAATCTGCTCGCTCCCCTTCAGAGAGGTAGAAAGCATCCAGAAGAAGGGCAGGAGAAAGACTGCCGCAAGTACCGTCAGGTAGAAGTAGACCAGCGCTTTTCTCCAAGGCTTGGCCGGCTTCATTGGACCCACCTTTGCGCGTCACGCTTCATAGTAGACCCACCTCCTGCTCAGCCGGAACTGCACGATCGTGATCGCCAACGTCATCAGCAGGAGCAGCCATGCCAGGGCGGACGCATAGCCCATTTGAAAATCGTCGAACGCTTTGATGTAGAGATAGAGATTGTAGAAAAGCGTGGAGTTGAGCGGCCCACCTTGCGTCATCACGTACGCCTCGGTGAAAATCTGGAAGGAAAACATGATCTCGATGATCAGCCAGAGAAAGAGTACAGGCGAAATGAGCGGCAGAGTCACATGGGTGAACTGCCGCCACTTGCCCCCGCCATCGATGGCCACCGACTCATAAAGCTGTGCGGGAATTCCCTGCAGAGCGGCCAGGAACACCAGCATTCTTCCCCCGCCGATGGACCACAGACTCATGAGCACGAGGGCAGGCTTTGCCCATGTGGTGCTGCCCAACCAGGATGGACCTTGGATGCCCACCATCTCCAGCAACGCGTTGAGAATGCCGTACTGCGGGTTGAATATCCACATCCAAATGGCGGAAATCGCCACCCCCGAGACTACCGAGGGCAAGAAGTAGGCGGTGCGAAAGAACCTAATGCCGCGCACCGACTGGTTCACCAACACGGCCAGCAGGAGCGAACCAGCGATGTTGAGGGGCACGCGCAGAACCGTATAGAACAGGGTATTGTAAATGGCCTTCCAAAAGTACGGGTCATGGAAAAGAAGGTCCCGATAGTTACGCAGGCCAATGAATTTGGGGACGCGAAGCACATCGTACTGACACAGGCTGTAGTAGACTGAGGCGGCAAAGGGGTACAACCCGAACACCAGGAAGCCGATCACCCAGGGGCTGATAAAGAGGTACGCCAAGGCAGATTGGCTGTGTCGCAGGCGCGTCACCAAGCTCGTGCGATTTCTTTCAGTGCTGGACATGGTTCGCCCATGGCATCTTTTTGCGCACATACCTGTCGTATTCGGCCGCCTCGTCGAGCTGTTTCTGCACGCGTTGGTTCGCCTGGCGCAGAGCTTCCTCTGGCGACAACCGGTGGTTGAGCGCCAGCTCCATGGCCAGGAAGTACTCGCGCCAGAAGACGTCGTGCACCAGAGGTAAGAGCGAGCTGCTAAAGCCTTGGTACATGAGGCTATCAAAAACCGCCATCTGTGGCATGCGCTGTTGAAAAATCTTTTCCCGAGCGACGAACCGGTTGGAGGGGAGAAGCGGCTCCTTTTCTGCGAGAAAACTGGCCAATTGGGTCTCTACGCGGGAGGCAAATTTGAGAAATTCCCACGCCGCAGCGGCAGACTTTGCCCCGCGGGGTATTGCCAGCCAAAAGCTGCCCACCTGGGTCGCCGGACTATCACCTGGGTCGCAAGGGATCAGGCCCACCCCGTAATCCAGATGGGGCGCGAAGCGCTTGATTTGGTTGACGTGCGAGTTATCCAGAATCATCATGGCGACCCGCTCGGAGTTGAAGCCGTGCTGCTCGTTGATGCCGCAGCTCAGTTGCAAGGCGGTCAGGTCGCCTAGTCCATAGTGGTCGTAGTATTCCACCGTCCAATGGAGTGCTTCCACCACCGGTGCCTCGTCCAAGCGCACAGTGCACAGGTCTGCGCTGCGGAAGGTGGCCCCTTTTTGGAAGGCCATCACCACGGCCGCCGCCAAGGCGCTGTAGTTGGGGATGAACCCCGCCTGCACGATCCGCCCACGCTCGTCGCGAATTGTCAGACGCTCGGCATAGCGCTTGAGCTCATCCCAAGTGTGGGGCGGGCGATCTGGGTCTAAGCCCGCCTCTCGGAACAGTCGGCGGTTGTAAAATAGCCCGTAGCAGCTCCCCGCCGATGGGACGCCGAACACCTTCCCCTCCCAGCGCATCTCCGCCCACAAGGGAGGATAAAACACTGTGGTATCAAAGCTGTCCCGCACAACAAAATCGTTGAGCGGCATCAGGGCTCGGCGCGCTGCCCAGCGCCCTATAGGACTGAACTGGGAAATGACGTCGGGCGGATTCCCGCTCAAGATGGCGGTCAGGATCTTCTTTTCGTTCTCCTTCCACGGAATAGCCACCGGCACCACCTCAATGCTGTCCTGGCTCTCGTTGAACAACCTGACCGAAATGGGGAATTCCTCATGCGCGCCGGTCGCAATCCAGAACTCCACCCGCACGCGCCCGGTGGAGGTCACCCGGCTCGGCTCATCGGGCCTGAAAAGGTAGACAACCCCAAGAACCAGGATCAACAGAGCGACATATTTGACGATGCGCGCCATGATCAGGCGAATGTTACCTCAACGAGCCTTGGGAAATACTCCTCGAACTCCACAAATGTGGCGAAGATAGTCTTTCCACCATTGCGCGCCATCTCTGGGTGCTCCTTGCCCGCATAGACCAGCGGGCCATTGTAAACGAGCGGGTTGCGCAATGGGATACGCGCGTTCCACAAAACCTGCGGCCGGCTCCATGGCCCCCATGGGTGCGGAGCGGTGCGCGCCACTAATGCGCCGGTTGTCTCCCATGAATGGACCGCTAAGAAGGCACCCACGTACCCATTGTAAGACACGCTCATCTCAGTGGGCATTCCGTCCATGATGGGGATGGCCCGATTCCGGTCGGGGTTCCACTTTCCAATGCCCTCAAGATACTCGTATCCCTCCGGGTCCTCGATCCTCGTTAGGGGGACGCGCGCCAGCGAGCAAGAGTGGCTCCCCCGCTGGAGGGAAGTGCCGTACACGTAGACCATCTGTTCCTCCGGCAGGAAAAGCACCGCGGCGCCGTAGCAGGGTTCATCTGCCCCCCACCAGATGGTCGACCCCCGCCACGCAAGCCTGCGAAAAGAGAGACCGGGATAGTCGGCCACGGCCAACCCCGTGCCGTCCACATTGAACTTGTACGGCCAGCATTTGTCGGGCAGCAGCACCACGCGCACATAGTAGACGTACACCCGCCTGTCGACGTAGAACCCATGCAGTGGCCAGATGCGGTAACGGTCCGGGGCCTCCTCCGGCAAGGACGGGATCACTTGACGCGGCATGCCGTTCTCCCCGGTCAAGTAGTGGTACTTGGCCAGCCCTGGTTCGCTAATGAGTGCCGTGTTGCAGGGCATCGACTCCACAATGCGACGACCGTACGGATCAATGAAGCCGAGGAACGTGTCTCCGAAGAGCCATAGCCCTTTCCCCGCCGGCAAAGGGATAGAATAGGCACAGTCCTGGCCGATCATCCGCACTTCATTGTCGACAAAGAGAAGACCGTGGTCAGTTGCCTGTGCGACACTGGGCGGACCAGACCCGGGGCTGGTTTGTGTGAATGACCTCTGCATGGCTGAGCAGGCAGCGACCTCAAAGCTCCAATTCCACAGTGACGATCTTCTTGTGCGGCACATCCAAATGGAGCTCTCCGGCATCAGTGACCTTCAGCGGCCTGAGACGCTCCTCGTTGAGGTTCGTCAGGTGCGCCTTTTTCACGGGACGCCACAAGCGAAGGCGCGCCGATTGCTCTTCCTCGGTTGGATTGAAGAAGCGCACGATCACCGAATCTCTGTGTTCGCACTTCTTCACCGCGCTGAGGATGAGGGTATGCGGCTCCAGCTGCAGAAAGCTCATGCGCGGCGGCAGCTCACCATCGGTGATCCCGCACTGAAAGGCCTTTACCGGCGCAAAGTGACGGTACGTGTGCTCAAAGACCTCGCCGCTCTCCCAGTTTCCCAAATGGGGGTAGAGCGCGTAGGCACAGGTGTGTCGCCCAAGGCATTGCGAGCCCACCTGGTCCAGTCTCTCCACCCGCTCAGGTGGGAGGCCCACTTTGGGGTAGCGGACCCCTTTGACCAACGTGAGAAGCATGGTGCGCCACTCGTTGTTCTGCACCTCGTACTCCACCAGCCCATGACTGATGAGTGCTAGTCCCACCTTCCCGTCGGAGATGTCCACAAAAGACAGGTGTGGCTGAGTGCCCGTCACTGGTTCCACCCAGTCGCGCGTGTCGGGCAGCTCGATGCTCCTGGTCACCACATCAAAGGCGGTTTCCACCTCCACGCTCTGCGCGACGATCCCGCTGGGAAAACAGACCCGCAGCCGATGGTCCATGGCCTGATTGTCAAAGGTAGTCACGATGTCAAGCCGCGGCGAACCTTTACGCAAAGTAATGCGCGATGAGATTGGCAGGGCCACCAGTTCCTTGCTGCGCGCCTGCTTTCCGGGAGCAAGGCCTTTTGGGACCTGCATCGTGATGTCGACTTGCATCGACGTCTGCAACTCTCCATCTTCGACCAGCGCCACGTGAGCAGCGCACCCCAGCGAGCTCACTCTTGTATCCTCCAAGGGCGAGATGTGCGTCCAGGGGTCGCCTGCCTCCGCCTGGTCCTCGAAGAAGTGGCAATTGCGGAAAATCCTGCCGCTAGGCTTGTGTGTCAGGTCAAATGTGCCGTTCGGATGGATCTGCACGCGCAAGTACTCGTTTTCCATGGTGTCGTTGGCAACCACCATGGAGCCGTAGTTAACAAGCTCGCCATCTTTGCTCTTGATCAGAAACGTGCGATAACCGCACCCTGGCACATCCTGAGCCTGGAGGAGAAAGCGGAAGCGTCGGGTGGAAAACGGCGAGGGAATGTCGTAAGGGTTCATGACCAGCGCCCCCCACTCCTTGCGCTCACAAAGCTGAAAGTGCACCGCCTGACCGGTCTCTGCGTCCACCACCTCCATGGACTTGTGCTTCGGCTCATCGGGGAAGTCAACCTCGACTTCGACAATCTCAGTGCGGGGAAACTGCAGCGGGTTACACACCACTACCGCGGTGTGCTCGGGCGTGGCCTGCGGGAGGTGGAGGCGCCGGGCCACCGTAGCGCAGGCGCGGTTGGTCAGTGCCTCACCGATCTGGGATACCTGGTCCCAGCGGTAAAGCATATCCCGATGCACCTGATCCACGCTCACGCCGGTGATGCTGTCATGGGGGTGATTGGTCAACAGATTCTTCCAGGCCAGTTCCAGCAACGCCGCTGGGTATTCTTCTCCCAGCGTCATGGCGAACACCGACCACGGCTCAGCCCACTTTTCCAGCAGGGTCTGCATCCGCGCATTGATCTGCTTCTGGTACAGCCGCGTCGAGATGTTGTCCTTGAGCAACCGGTTGAACCAGTTGTCTTTGCTGGGATGGCGCCGCTCGCCCTTCAGAACGGTCAGCTTGGAGCGATCTACTGCGCCCTTGATCTTTTCCAGGACTGCAGGGAATGAGCTGTGGATGTACACGTCGCCCGTGCCTTTGGCGTTGCAGTAATCGATTACCTTGATGGTATTGGGGTGCGGGAAGACGCTATCCATGCCATCCAGAACCACCAAGTAGGGAGTAGTGGCATCGGCCGCCACGTCGTCCCGGATGTTTTTCATTCCCTCATCCAACAACGCGGTGTTGAAGAACTGGAGGGAGGAGGGCTTGAGCAGCCAATAGTCCTGGTCCCCCGCCGCGGTGTCGCACCTCCGGAAAGGCATCTGCCCCAGCGACCAACGATAGTGGCCATCGTGGAAAGCGTTCTCGTACATGGTGGGGCGCAGCAGGTGAATCCAGAAGGCAGCCCTGCTGAAGAGTGCGCTGAGGCGAAGGCCCAGAATCTGCGTCCCGTCGGGAGCCTCCAAGATGTACTCGGTGTCGCACTCATCCTTGACAATGCCGCGATAGAACATAATGCCATCG contains:
- a CDS encoding carbohydrate ABC transporter permease, giving the protein MKPAKPWRKALVYFYLTVLAAVFLLPFFWMLSTSLKGSEQIFTYPPRWIPRPVRWQNYRDVLTTMPFVRYLFNTTFITVMSIIGVVFSSSLVAYAFARLRWKGRDSLFLFIIGTMMLPAQVTMIPVFVLYKHIGWLDSFKPLVVPLFFGGGAFNIFLMRQFFLTIPQELSDAARIDGCSEFRIYWSIILPLSKPAVATIAILVFMMQWNDFLGPLIFLSSKGKGTLALGLAMLVGQHTTEYGMLMAASVLLLIPVVVIFFLFQRYFVQGLMMTGIKG
- a CDS encoding sugar ABC transporter permease, whose product is MSSTERNRTSLVTRLRHSQSALAYLFISPWVIGFLVFGLYPFAASVYYSLCQYDVLRVPKFIGLRNYRDLLFHDPYFWKAIYNTLFYTVLRVPLNIAGSLLLAVLVNQSVRGIRFFRTAYFLPSVVSGVAISAIWMWIFNPQYGILNALLEMVGIQGPSWLGSTTWAKPALVLMSLWSIGGGRMLVFLAALQGIPAQLYESVAIDGGGKWRQFTHVTLPLISPVLFLWLIIEIMFSFQIFTEAYVMTQGGPLNSTLFYNLYLYIKAFDDFQMGYASALAWLLLLMTLAITIVQFRLSRRWVYYEA
- a CDS encoding ABC transporter substrate-binding protein, with the protein product MARIVKYVALLILVLGVVYLFRPDEPSRVTSTGRVRVEFWIATGAHEEFPISVRLFNESQDSIEVVPVAIPWKENEKKILTAILSGNPPDVISQFSPIGRWAARRALMPLNDFVVRDSFDTTVFYPPLWAEMRWEGKVFGVPSAGSCYGLFYNRRLFREAGLDPDRPPHTWDELKRYAERLTIRDERGRIVQAGFIPNYSALAAAVVMAFQKGATFRSADLCTVRLDEAPVVEALHWTVEYYDHYGLGDLTALQLSCGINEQHGFNSERVAMMILDNSHVNQIKRFAPHLDYGVGLIPCDPGDSPATQVGSFWLAIPRGAKSAAAAWEFLKFASRVETQLASFLAEKEPLLPSNRFVAREKIFQQRMPQMAVFDSLMYQGFSSSLLPLVHDVFWREYFLAMELALNHRLSPEEALRQANQRVQKQLDEAAEYDRYVRKKMPWANHVQH
- a CDS encoding DUF4185 domain-containing protein produces the protein MIGQDCAYSIPLPAGKGLWLFGDTFLGFIDPYGRRIVESMPCNTALISEPGLAKYHYLTGENGMPRQVIPSLPEEAPDRYRIWPLHGFYVDRRVYVYYVRVVLLPDKCWPYKFNVDGTGLAVADYPGLSFRRLAWRGSTIWWGADEPCYGAAVLFLPEEQMVYVYGTSLQRGSHSCSLARVPLTRIEDPEGYEYLEGIGKWNPDRNRAIPIMDGMPTEMSVSYNGYVGAFLAVHSWETTGALVARTAPHPWGPWSRPQVLWNARIPLRNPLVYNGPLVYAGKEHPEMARNGGKTIFATFVEFEEYFPRLVEVTFA
- a CDS encoding glycosyl hydrolase-related protein, which encodes MKGKQRHYEFHVISNTHWDREWRYPAQETRLHLVELMDWLLEMFARYPEYKHYHLDAQTIALEDYLEVRPEKREELKKYISEGRLLVGPWYTLPEMNTVSGEAIVRNLMRGHKIASQFGAVMKVGYTPTSYGQLSQIAQIYAGFGIDGIMFYRGIVKDECDTEYILEAPDGTQILGLRLSALFSRAAFWIHLLRPTMYENAFHDGHYRWSLGQMPFRRCDTAAGDQDYWLLKPSSLQFFNTALLDEGMKNIRDDVAADATTPYLVVLDGMDSVFPHPNTIKVIDYCNAKGTGDVYIHSSFPAVLEKIKGAVDRSKLTVLKGERRHPSKDNWFNRLLKDNISTRLYQKQINARMQTLLEKWAEPWSVFAMTLGEEYPAALLELAWKNLLTNHPHDSITGVSVDQVHRDMLYRWDQVSQIGEALTNRACATVARRLHLPQATPEHTAVVVCNPLQFPRTEIVEVEVDFPDEPKHKSMEVVDAETGQAVHFQLCERKEWGALVMNPYDIPSPFSTRRFRFLLQAQDVPGCGYRTFLIKSKDGELVNYGSMVVANDTMENEYLRVQIHPNGTFDLTHKPSGRIFRNCHFFEDQAEAGDPWTHISPLEDTRVSSLGCAAHVALVEDGELQTSMQVDITMQVPKGLAPGKQARSKELVALPISSRITLRKGSPRLDIVTTFDNQAMDHRLRVCFPSGIVAQSVEVETAFDVVTRSIELPDTRDWVEPVTGTQPHLSFVDISDGKVGLALISHGLVEYEVQNNEWRTMLLTLVKGVRYPKVGLPPERVERLDQVGSQCLGRHTCAYALYPHLGNWESGEVFEHTYRHFAPVKAFQCGITDGELPPRMSFLQLEPHTLILSAVKKCEHRDSVIVRFFNPTEEEQSARLRLWRPVKKAHLTNLNEERLRPLKVTDAGELHLDVPHKKIVTVELEL